One segment of Bradyrhizobium sp. CB2312 DNA contains the following:
- the otnK gene encoding 3-oxo-tetronate kinase — MTLSLGCIADDYTGASDLANTLTRGGLRTVQTIGVPADDLALPDVDAVVVSLKSRSIEAGLAVARSCAAETWLRSRGASHVLFKICSTFDSTDAGNIGPVMDALRADSGEAVVLVTPAFPETGRTVYQGNLFVGAVPLNESPLKDHPLNPMHDSNLVRVLARQSRTQIGLVDLATVTRGADAVRARLAELAGKGIGAAIIDAVFDRDLETIGLVAAGHRLSVGASGIGLGLARALVSTGKVKSAATGAETGAAVGGPAACLAGSCSQATLQQIANAERVMPVLHLDPDRILTGAGEAQRALDWARPRLAEGPVLIASSSTPDQVAALQARHGRDAAGHAIEQTMADIAESLVKSGIRRLVVAGGETSGAVVDRLKIPGFLVGVEIAAGVPVLRAVGAGGDMLLALKSGNFGGAEFFSDALRLMR; from the coding sequence GTGACGCTTTCGCTTGGCTGCATCGCCGACGACTATACGGGCGCGTCCGATCTCGCCAACACGCTGACGCGCGGGGGCCTGCGCACGGTGCAGACCATCGGCGTGCCCGCCGACGACCTCGCGCTCCCCGATGTCGATGCCGTCGTGGTGTCGCTGAAGAGCCGCTCGATCGAGGCCGGCCTTGCCGTAGCGCGCTCGTGCGCGGCGGAGACATGGCTGCGGAGCCGCGGCGCGAGCCATGTGCTGTTCAAGATCTGCTCGACCTTCGATTCCACCGACGCCGGCAATATCGGCCCGGTGATGGATGCACTCCGCGCCGATAGTGGCGAGGCCGTCGTGCTGGTGACGCCGGCATTCCCCGAGACCGGCCGCACCGTCTATCAGGGCAACCTCTTCGTCGGCGCGGTGCCGCTGAACGAGAGCCCGCTGAAGGACCATCCGCTCAACCCGATGCACGATTCCAACCTGGTGCGCGTGCTGGCGCGCCAGAGCCGGACGCAAATCGGCCTGGTCGATCTCGCCACCGTCACGCGCGGCGCGGACGCTGTGCGGGCGCGGCTGGCCGAGCTCGCGGGCAAGGGCATCGGCGCTGCGATCATCGACGCCGTGTTCGACCGCGATCTCGAGACCATCGGTCTCGTCGCCGCCGGACATCGGCTGTCGGTCGGCGCCTCCGGCATCGGCCTTGGGCTGGCGCGGGCGCTGGTGTCGACGGGCAAGGTCAAATCGGCCGCGACGGGCGCAGAGACCGGCGCGGCTGTCGGCGGACCGGCGGCCTGCCTTGCCGGAAGCTGCTCGCAGGCGACGCTTCAGCAGATCGCGAATGCCGAACGTGTCATGCCGGTGTTGCATCTCGATCCGGACCGTATTCTTACGGGAGCGGGTGAAGCCCAGCGTGCGCTGGACTGGGCAAGGCCGCGACTGGCCGAAGGTCCGGTGCTGATCGCATCGAGCTCGACACCGGATCAGGTCGCCGCGCTTCAGGCGCGTCACGGCCGCGACGCGGCGGGCCATGCCATCGAGCAGACGATGGCCGACATCGCCGAAAGCCTTGTGAAATCAGGTATACGGCGCTTGGTGGTTGCCGGTGGCGAGACATCCGGCGCGGTCGTTGATCGGTTGAAGATTCCCGGATTTCTCGTAGGAGTAGAAATTGCCGCTGGCGTTCCGGTGCTGCGCGCGGTCGGTGCTGGTGGCGACATGCTGCTCGCGCTGAAGTCCGGAAATTTCGGCGGCGCGGAGTTTTTCTCGGATGCGCTTAGGCTCATGCGCTGA
- the otnI gene encoding 2-oxo-tetronate isomerase yields the protein MPRFAANLSMMFTEVPFLDRFDAAAQAGFTAVEFLFPYEHPAEAVGERLKRNGLTQALFNLPPGDWNAGEKGFAALPARFNDLKAGLETALPYAKATGVKRLHLMAGIANRGERVAIEAFYKSVAWAAEFFAPHGIDVVIEPINARNVPGYFLNDFGFARDLIQELRLPNLKLQFDIYHCQIIHGDVTMRLREMMPIIGHVQIASIPSRNEPDGEELNYPFLFEELDRLGYPGFVGCEYNPRGKTTDGLAWFKPYVGGKP from the coding sequence ATGCCCCGTTTCGCCGCCAACCTCTCGATGATGTTCACCGAGGTGCCGTTCCTCGATCGCTTCGACGCCGCCGCGCAAGCAGGCTTCACCGCGGTCGAGTTCCTCTTTCCCTACGAGCATCCGGCCGAGGCCGTCGGCGAGCGGCTCAAGCGCAACGGCCTGACCCAGGCGCTGTTCAACCTGCCGCCGGGTGACTGGAATGCGGGCGAGAAGGGCTTTGCGGCGCTGCCGGCGCGGTTCAATGATCTCAAGGCGGGCCTGGAGACCGCGCTGCCTTACGCCAAGGCAACCGGCGTGAAGCGTCTGCACCTGATGGCCGGCATCGCCAATCGCGGCGAGCGGGTCGCGATCGAGGCGTTCTACAAATCCGTGGCCTGGGCCGCGGAGTTCTTCGCACCGCATGGCATCGACGTCGTGATCGAGCCGATCAACGCCCGCAACGTGCCCGGCTACTTCCTCAACGATTTCGGCTTCGCCCGCGACCTGATCCAGGAGCTGAGGCTTCCGAACCTGAAACTCCAGTTCGACATCTATCACTGCCAGATCATCCATGGCGACGTCACCATGCGGCTGCGCGAGATGATGCCGATCATCGGCCACGTCCAGATCGCCAGCATCCCCTCGCGCAACGAGCCCGACGGCGAGGAGCTGAACTATCCGTTCCTGTTCGAGGAGCTCGACCGGCTCGGCTATCCCGGCTTCGTCGGCTGCGAATACAATCCGCGCGGCAAGACCACCGATGGGCTCGCCTGGTTCAAGCCTTACGTTGGAGGGAAGCCGTGA
- the ltnD gene encoding L-threonate dehydrogenase, giving the protein MSASTSQNQRIAVIGLGSMGYGMATSLKRAGHAVTGCDVSADAVARFVKDGGAGAKTPAEAAKGADIVVSVVVNAAQTEAILFGKDGVAETLPKDGVFISSATMDPDVARRLAKQLEATGRHYLDAPISGGAQRAAQGELTILASGSAAAFAKARPALDAMAAKLYELGDAAGQGAAFKMINQLLAGVHIAAASEAMAFAAKQGLDIRKVYEVITASAGNSWMFENRMPHVLDGDYTPRSAVEIFVKDLGIIQDMARSARFPVPVSAAALQMFLMTAAAGMGRDDDASVARMYAQVTGVKLPGDK; this is encoded by the coding sequence ATGTCCGCCTCCACGTCACAAAATCAGCGCATCGCCGTCATCGGGCTCGGCTCGATGGGGTACGGCATGGCGACCTCGCTGAAGCGCGCCGGCCATGCCGTGACCGGCTGCGATGTCTCGGCTGATGCGGTGGCGCGGTTCGTGAAGGACGGCGGCGCCGGTGCTAAAACGCCGGCCGAGGCGGCGAAGGGCGCGGACATCGTCGTCAGCGTCGTCGTCAATGCCGCCCAGACCGAAGCGATCCTGTTCGGCAAGGATGGCGTCGCCGAGACCCTGCCGAAGGACGGCGTCTTCATCTCCTCCGCCACCATGGATCCCGACGTGGCGCGGCGTCTTGCAAAACAGCTCGAGGCGACCGGCCGGCATTATCTCGATGCGCCGATCTCGGGCGGTGCGCAGCGCGCCGCGCAAGGCGAATTGACGATCCTCGCCTCCGGCAGCGCCGCCGCCTTCGCGAAGGCGCGACCGGCGCTCGATGCCATGGCGGCAAAACTCTACGAGCTTGGCGATGCCGCGGGGCAGGGCGCTGCATTCAAGATGATCAACCAGTTGCTCGCTGGCGTGCACATTGCCGCTGCCAGCGAGGCGATGGCGTTCGCCGCCAAGCAGGGTCTCGACATCCGCAAGGTCTACGAGGTGATCACGGCTTCCGCCGGCAATTCCTGGATGTTCGAGAACCGTATGCCGCACGTGCTCGATGGCGATTACACGCCGCGCAGCGCCGTCGAGATTTTCGTGAAGGACCTCGGCATCATCCAGGACATGGCGCGCAGTGCCAGGTTCCCGGTGCCGGTCTCCGCCGCCGCGCTCCAGATGTTCCTGATGACGGCAGCCGCCGGCATGGGCCGCGACGACGACGCCTCGGTGGCGCGGATGTATGCGCAGGTCACCGGCGTGAAGCTTCCCGGCGACAAGTAA
- a CDS encoding aldolase, with the protein MTAMSTETSNETRLREDICRFGRSLFERGLTPGSSGNISVRLDGGGWLVTPTNASLGFLDPAKLSRLDEQGRLVSGDAPTKEVPLHTALYDTRGSARAIVHLHSTHSVALSMLPEIDPRAALPPMTAYYLMKCGATALVPYYRPGDPAVADAIKGLAGKYSSVLLANHGPVVAGDTLEAAVFATEELEETAKLYLLLRGMNPRYLSPEQVTDLVKVFGVSLPEHGHEH; encoded by the coding sequence ATGACGGCCATGAGCACTGAAACGAGCAACGAGACAAGGCTGCGTGAGGATATCTGCCGGTTCGGACGGTCCCTGTTCGAGCGCGGGCTGACGCCGGGCTCCTCCGGCAATATCAGCGTCAGGCTGGACGGCGGTGGCTGGCTGGTGACCCCGACCAATGCCTCGCTCGGCTTCCTCGATCCGGCAAAGCTGTCGCGGCTGGACGAACAGGGCCGGCTGGTCTCGGGTGATGCGCCGACCAAGGAAGTTCCGCTGCACACCGCGCTCTATGACACGCGCGGCAGTGCCCGCGCGATCGTGCATCTGCACTCCACCCATTCGGTCGCGCTCTCGATGCTGCCCGAGATCGACCCGCGCGCCGCGCTGCCGCCGATGACCGCCTATTATCTCATGAAGTGCGGCGCCACCGCGCTCGTGCCCTATTACCGCCCCGGCGATCCCGCGGTCGCCGATGCGATCAAGGGACTGGCGGGGAAATATTCATCCGTGCTGCTCGCCAATCACGGCCCGGTCGTCGCGGGCGACACGCTCGAAGCCGCGGTGTTCGCGACGGAAGAGCTGGAGGAGACCGCGAAGCTGTACCTGCTGCTGCGGGGGATGAACCCGCGGTATCTTTCGCCGGAGCAGGTGACGGATCTGGTGAAGGTGTTTGGGGTGAGCCTGCCGGAACATGGGCACGAGCATTAG
- a CDS encoding ABC transporter ATP-binding protein, which produces MLSVHEVTTAYQGLVAISAVSIEVQKGEIVCVAGANGAGKSTLLKSIAGAERPRSGTVTFDGKRLDGMAQHHITATGIAYVPENRRLFPRLSVRDNLRLGSYLYRGEANREGPLDLVFNLFPRLSERLEQRAETLSGGEQQMLAIGRALMTRPRLLMLDEPSQGIMPKLVDEIFQAVKRIRDAGMTVLIVEQRMAECLEIADRAYILQTGRVLMQGPSAEIKGNPDVRKAYLGL; this is translated from the coding sequence ATGCTCAGCGTGCATGAAGTCACGACCGCCTATCAGGGCCTGGTCGCGATCTCCGCGGTCTCGATCGAGGTCCAGAAGGGCGAGATCGTTTGCGTTGCCGGCGCCAACGGCGCGGGCAAGTCGACGCTGCTGAAATCCATCGCCGGTGCCGAGCGTCCGCGCTCGGGCACGGTGACGTTCGACGGCAAGCGTCTCGACGGCATGGCGCAGCACCACATCACTGCCACCGGCATCGCGTATGTGCCGGAGAATCGCCGCCTGTTCCCGCGCCTGTCGGTGCGCGACAATCTCCGTCTCGGCAGCTACCTCTACCGCGGCGAGGCGAATCGCGAGGGGCCGCTCGATCTCGTCTTCAACCTGTTTCCGCGTTTGTCCGAACGTTTGGAGCAGCGCGCCGAGACACTCTCCGGCGGCGAGCAGCAGATGCTCGCGATCGGTCGCGCCCTGATGACGCGTCCGCGGCTCTTGATGCTGGACGAGCCCTCGCAGGGCATCATGCCGAAACTGGTCGACGAGATCTTCCAGGCCGTGAAGCGCATCCGCGACGCCGGCATGACCGTCCTGATCGTCGAGCAGCGCATGGCCGAGTGTCTCGAGATCGCCGACCGCGCCTACATCCTGCAAACCGGCCGCGTGCTGATGCAGGGCCCATCAGCGGAGATCAAGGGCAATCCGGACGTGCGCAAGGCGTATCTGGGGCTGTAG
- a CDS encoding ABC transporter ATP-binding protein yields MTALLETRGVWQRFGGLVANSDVSISVGRGEIVGLIGPNGAGKSTLFNLIAGVLPPTQGSIWFDGEDVTHMPAAARCQRGVGRTFQVVKSFETMSVIDNVIVGALVRNTVMREARRKAHEVLEFTGLAARADVLASDLVPAEKRRLEVARALATEPKLLLLDEVLTGLTPTEAQTGVALVRKVRDAGITVLMVEHVMEIVMPLVDRAIVLDLGKVLVEGKPADVVRDPKVISAYLGDRHAQRA; encoded by the coding sequence ATGACCGCGCTCCTTGAAACCCGCGGCGTCTGGCAGCGGTTCGGCGGCCTCGTTGCCAACAGCGATGTCTCGATCTCGGTCGGGCGCGGCGAGATCGTCGGCCTGATCGGCCCCAACGGTGCCGGCAAGTCGACGCTGTTCAATCTCATCGCCGGCGTCCTGCCGCCGACGCAAGGCTCGATCTGGTTCGACGGCGAGGACGTCACCCACATGCCGGCGGCCGCGCGCTGCCAGCGCGGCGTCGGACGCACCTTCCAGGTGGTCAAGAGTTTCGAGACCATGAGCGTCATCGACAACGTCATCGTCGGTGCCTTGGTCCGCAACACCGTGATGCGTGAGGCGCGCCGCAAGGCGCATGAGGTGCTGGAGTTCACTGGTTTGGCCGCGCGCGCCGACGTGCTCGCGAGCGATCTCGTGCCGGCCGAGAAGCGCCGCCTCGAAGTCGCCCGTGCGCTCGCGACCGAACCGAAACTACTGCTGCTCGACGAAGTCCTCACCGGCCTCACGCCGACCGAGGCCCAGACCGGCGTTGCCTTGGTGCGCAAGGTGCGCGATGCCGGCATCACCGTGTTGATGGTCGAGCACGTCATGGAGATCGTGATGCCGCTGGTCGACCGCGCCATCGTGCTCGACCTCGGCAAGGTGCTGGTCGAGGGCAAGCCCGCCGACGTCGTCCGCGATCCCAAGGTGATCAGCGCATATCTGGGAGATCGTCATGCTCAGCGTGCATGA
- a CDS encoding branched-chain amino acid ABC transporter permease, whose translation MDKDFAARRRRDLIIAAVLAALAALAPLFIKDVYVQNILILTLMYAALSQSWNILSGYCGQISLGHALYFGIGAYTTELLFTKFGVLPWFGMLAGCVIAAVIAMGLGYPFFRLRGHYFVIATIVIAEIGLLLFQNWEWAGAAMGITIPVRGDSWLKFQFLRSKLPYFYFALALCSLAWFVTWWLEDSKWGFWWRAVKDNPEAAESLGVVVFNSKMGAAAVSAFLVAIGGAFYAQFLAYIDPESVMGFQFSLLMALPAVLGGIGTLWGPVLGAAILIPMTELTRSYIGGSGRGVDLIVYGALIVAISLALPQGLVSLFSRSKAKGATR comes from the coding sequence ATGGACAAGGATTTTGCCGCGCGGCGCCGCCGCGACCTCATCATCGCCGCGGTGCTGGCAGCCCTCGCCGCGCTCGCGCCGCTGTTCATCAAGGACGTCTACGTCCAGAACATTCTGATCTTGACCCTGATGTATGCGGCGCTGTCGCAAAGCTGGAACATCCTGTCCGGCTATTGCGGCCAGATCTCGCTGGGGCACGCGCTCTATTTCGGCATCGGCGCCTACACCACCGAGCTCTTGTTCACCAAGTTCGGCGTGCTGCCCTGGTTCGGCATGCTCGCGGGCTGCGTGATCGCGGCGGTCATCGCGATGGGGCTCGGCTATCCATTCTTCCGCCTGCGCGGCCATTACTTCGTGATCGCGACCATCGTCATCGCCGAGATCGGCCTGCTGCTGTTCCAGAACTGGGAGTGGGCGGGCGCCGCGATGGGAATCACCATTCCGGTGCGCGGCGACAGCTGGCTGAAATTCCAGTTCCTGCGCAGCAAGCTGCCGTACTTCTATTTCGCGCTGGCGCTGTGCAGCCTTGCCTGGTTCGTCACCTGGTGGCTGGAAGACTCCAAATGGGGTTTTTGGTGGCGCGCGGTGAAGGACAATCCGGAAGCGGCCGAGAGTCTCGGCGTGGTCGTGTTCAACTCCAAGATGGGCGCGGCCGCGGTCTCCGCTTTCCTCGTCGCCATCGGCGGCGCGTTCTATGCGCAGTTCCTCGCCTATATCGATCCTGAGAGCGTGATGGGCTTCCAATTCTCGCTGCTGATGGCGCTGCCGGCCGTGCTCGGCGGCATCGGCACCCTCTGGGGCCCCGTGCTTGGCGCCGCCATCCTGATCCCGATGACGGAGCTGACGCGCTCCTACATCGGTGGCTCCGGCCGCGGCGTCGATCTCATCGTCTATGGTGCGCTGATCGTGGCGATCTCGCTGGCGCTGCCACAAGGCCTGGTGAGCCTGTTCTCCCGTTCGAAGGCGAAAGGAGCCACGCGATGA
- a CDS encoding branched-chain amino acid ABC transporter permease → MGLLYGLIAVGLALIFGLMDVVNFAHGEFLMIAMYASFFLFAFFAIDPLLSAPLVAAALFVFGAVVYLLIVRFAMRAKANAGMVQIFSTFGLAIVMRGLAQFFFTPDYRSIPQSWLGGKTVSIAGIFLPEPQLIGALVSIAAFAGLYFFIHRTDFGRALEATREDPGAVALVGIDKNRVFALGWGLGAALVGLAGAIMAVFFYIYPDVGASFALIAYVTVALGGFGSVFGAFAGGIIVGLVEATTALVLPPSLKSVGIYAVYLLVVFIRPRGLFGSM, encoded by the coding sequence ATGGGCCTGCTCTATGGACTGATCGCGGTCGGCCTCGCGCTGATCTTCGGCCTGATGGACGTCGTGAATTTCGCCCATGGCGAGTTCCTGATGATCGCGATGTATGCGAGCTTCTTCCTGTTCGCGTTCTTCGCCATCGACCCCTTGCTGTCGGCGCCGTTGGTCGCCGCGGCGCTGTTCGTGTTCGGGGCGGTGGTCTACCTCTTGATTGTACGCTTCGCCATGCGGGCCAAGGCCAATGCCGGCATGGTGCAGATCTTCTCGACCTTCGGCCTTGCCATCGTCATGCGCGGCCTCGCTCAGTTCTTCTTCACGCCGGACTATCGCAGCATTCCGCAGTCATGGCTCGGCGGCAAGACGGTGTCTATCGCCGGCATCTTCCTGCCGGAGCCGCAGCTGATCGGCGCGCTGGTGTCGATCGCCGCTTTCGCCGGCCTCTATTTCTTCATCCACCGCACCGATTTCGGCCGCGCGCTGGAAGCGACGCGTGAAGATCCCGGCGCGGTCGCGCTGGTCGGCATCGACAAGAACCGCGTGTTCGCGCTCGGCTGGGGCCTCGGCGCCGCGCTGGTCGGCCTCGCCGGCGCGATCATGGCGGTGTTCTTCTACATCTATCCCGATGTCGGCGCGTCCTTCGCGCTGATCGCCTATGTCACGGTGGCGCTCGGCGGCTTCGGCAGCGTGTTCGGCGCCTTCGCCGGCGGCATCATCGTCGGCCTCGTCGAGGCCACGACCGCCCTGGTGTTGCCGCCCTCGCTGAAATCGGTCGGCATCTACGCGGTCTATCTGCTCGTCGTCTTCATCCGGCCGCGCGGCCTGTTCGGGTCGATGTGA
- a CDS encoding ABC transporter substrate-binding protein: MTITRRDVLLGATATAALMPLAARAQTSEVVIGVIYPFSGGSAQQGVDAQKAYETALEVINKDTDFDLPLAKGEGLSGLGGAKVRLVFADHQADPQKGRAEAERLITQEKVCAIIGTYQSAVAVTVSQICERYQVPFVSADNSSPSLHRRGLKYYFRAAPHDEMYSAAMFDFFDAMKKKGTKIETLALFHEDTIFGTDSGNAQAKIAGERGYKIVSDIKYRANSPSLSAEVQQLKTANADVLMPSSYTTDGILLVKTMAELGYKPNAIVAQDAGFSEKALYDAVGDKLEGVISRGTFSLDLAQKRPMVGKINEMFKARSGKDFNDLTSRQFMGLIILADAISRAKSTDGEKIRDALAATDIPGEQTIMPWKRVKFDETGQNNDADPVLLQYIGGKFVTVFPPQAAIAEATWPMK; the protein is encoded by the coding sequence ATGACGATCACTCGCCGCGATGTGCTGCTGGGAGCCACTGCGACAGCTGCGCTGATGCCGCTCGCCGCACGCGCCCAGACCTCGGAAGTCGTGATCGGCGTCATCTATCCGTTCTCTGGCGGCAGCGCGCAGCAGGGCGTCGACGCGCAGAAGGCCTATGAAACCGCGCTCGAGGTCATCAACAAGGATACCGATTTCGATCTGCCGCTGGCCAAGGGCGAGGGCCTGTCGGGCCTCGGCGGCGCCAAGGTGCGCCTCGTGTTTGCCGACCACCAGGCCGATCCGCAGAAGGGCCGCGCCGAGGCCGAGCGCCTGATCACACAGGAGAAGGTCTGCGCCATCATTGGCACCTACCAGAGCGCGGTTGCCGTCACGGTCAGCCAGATCTGCGAACGCTACCAGGTCCCGTTCGTCTCCGCCGACAACTCCTCGCCGAGCCTGCATCGCCGCGGTCTCAAGTACTATTTCCGCGCCGCGCCGCATGACGAGATGTATTCGGCTGCGATGTTCGACTTCTTCGATGCCATGAAGAAGAAGGGCACCAAGATCGAGACGCTGGCGCTGTTCCACGAGGACACCATCTTCGGCACCGACTCGGGCAACGCCCAGGCCAAGATCGCCGGCGAGCGCGGCTACAAGATCGTCTCCGACATCAAGTATCGCGCCAACTCGCCCTCGCTCTCGGCCGAAGTGCAGCAGCTCAAGACCGCCAATGCCGACGTGCTGATGCCGTCGAGCTACACCACCGACGGCATCTTGCTGGTCAAGACCATGGCCGAGCTCGGCTACAAGCCGAACGCGATCGTGGCGCAGGACGCCGGGTTCTCCGAGAAGGCGCTGTACGACGCCGTCGGCGACAAGCTCGAAGGCGTGATCTCGCGCGGCACCTTCTCGCTCGACCTCGCGCAGAAGCGCCCGATGGTCGGCAAGATCAACGAGATGTTCAAGGCGCGCTCGGGCAAGGACTTCAACGACCTCACCTCGCGCCAGTTCATGGGCCTGATCATCCTCGCCGACGCCATCAGCCGCGCCAAGTCGACCGACGGCGAGAAGATCCGCGATGCGCTGGCGGCGACCGACATCCCGGGCGAGCAGACCATCATGCCGTGGAAGCGCGTCAAGTTCGACGAGACGGGCCAGAACAACGACGCCGACCCAGTGCTGCTGCAATATATCGGCGGCAAGTTCGTCACCGTCTTCCCGCCGCAGGCCGCGATCGCCGAGGCGACCTGGCCGATGAAGTAA
- a CDS encoding putative hydro-lyase translates to MTVLVAAQQTETPDTLQSRKARLAYRDGLVASTAGIAPGFVQGNLAILPAEYASAFHRFCQLNPKPCPIIGMSDVGSPYIPALGADLDIRTDVPRYRVWRDGEVADEPTDVTSYWRDDLVTFVLGCSFSFEEALLDEGMPIRHIEHNVRVPMYRTNIACGVSGPFAGPMVVSMRPFKPADAIRAVQITSRYPAVHGAPVHLGHPHLIGIKDIAKPDYGDPVPVADDEIPVFWACGVTPQSVINAAKLPFAITHSPGLMLVTDLKNRTMAVI, encoded by the coding sequence ATGACTGTTTTAGTGGCAGCGCAGCAAACTGAAACGCCCGACACGCTCCAGAGCCGCAAGGCCCGGCTCGCCTACCGCGACGGGCTGGTCGCTTCCACCGCGGGAATCGCCCCCGGCTTCGTCCAGGGCAATCTGGCGATCCTGCCGGCCGAATACGCCAGCGCCTTTCACCGCTTCTGCCAGCTCAATCCGAAGCCGTGCCCGATCATCGGCATGTCCGATGTCGGCAGCCCGTATATTCCGGCGCTCGGCGCCGATCTCGACATCCGCACCGACGTTCCACGCTACCGCGTCTGGCGCGACGGCGAGGTAGCGGACGAGCCGACCGACGTGACCAGCTACTGGCGCGATGACCTCGTGACCTTCGTGCTCGGCTGCTCCTTCTCGTTCGAAGAGGCGCTGCTCGACGAGGGTATGCCGATCCGCCACATCGAGCACAATGTGCGCGTGCCGATGTACCGCACCAACATCGCCTGCGGCGTGTCCGGTCCGTTCGCCGGTCCGATGGTGGTGTCGATGCGCCCGTTCAAGCCTGCCGATGCCATCCGCGCGGTGCAGATCACCTCGCGCTATCCCGCCGTGCACGGCGCGCCCGTGCATCTCGGCCATCCGCACCTGATCGGCATCAAGGACATCGCCAAGCCCGACTATGGTGATCCCGTGCCCGTTGCCGACGACGAGATCCCGGTGTTCTGGGCCTGCGGCGTGACGCCGCAATCGGTGATCAACGCCGCGAAGCTCCCGTTCGCGATCACGCATTCGCCCGGCTTGATGCTGGTGACGGATCTGAAGAACAGGACCATGGCCGTGATTTAG
- a CDS encoding LysR family transcriptional regulator — protein sequence MLDFRSIETFLWVVKLGSFRGAAARLNTTQPAISQRIAQLEREMGVKLLNRDHRVASPTPSGRQMMVYAEKLIGLRAQMMAEIGDRSAMRGVMRLGVAETIVHTWLPRLVKSVNEIYPNLSLEIEVDITPNLTARLLAQEIELAFVVGPLSASGVHNRVLADYPIGFLASPSLGLGKGPVTPAELARFPIITFLRKTKPYEVVREVFDRPELPPIRLHASASLATVIHMAVEGLGIAVIPDAIVENELADGRLQLLDTDLAIAPLTFTASWLASPDVVAVERVAELARQIAQRSLAVDAPALAGH from the coding sequence ATGCTCGACTTCAGGTCGATCGAAACCTTCCTCTGGGTCGTGAAGCTCGGCAGCTTCCGCGGCGCCGCGGCACGGCTCAACACGACCCAGCCGGCCATCTCCCAGCGCATCGCCCAGCTCGAGCGCGAGATGGGCGTGAAGCTTCTGAACCGGGATCACCGCGTCGCCTCGCCGACGCCGAGCGGGCGGCAGATGATGGTCTATGCCGAGAAGCTGATCGGCCTGCGCGCCCAGATGATGGCGGAAATTGGCGATCGCTCCGCGATGCGCGGCGTGATGCGTCTCGGCGTCGCCGAGACCATCGTGCACACCTGGCTGCCGCGCCTCGTGAAGAGCGTGAACGAGATCTATCCGAACCTGTCGCTGGAGATCGAGGTCGACATCACGCCGAACCTCACCGCGCGCCTGCTCGCGCAGGAGATCGAGCTTGCGTTCGTGGTCGGCCCGCTGTCGGCCTCGGGCGTGCATAATCGCGTGCTCGCGGATTATCCGATCGGATTCCTCGCAAGCCCCTCCCTCGGTCTCGGCAAAGGTCCGGTGACGCCGGCGGAGCTCGCGCGGTTTCCGATCATCACCTTCCTGCGCAAGACCAAGCCGTACGAGGTCGTGCGTGAGGTGTTCGACCGGCCGGAACTGCCGCCGATCCGGCTGCACGCGTCCGCCTCGCTCGCGACCGTCATCCACATGGCGGTCGAGGGGCTCGGCATCGCCGTGATCCCCGACGCCATCGTCGAGAACGAGCTTGCCGACGGACGACTGCAACTGCTCGACACCGATCTCGCGATCGCGCCGCTGACCTTTACCGCGAGCTGGCTCGCCTCGCCCGACGTGGTCGCGGTGGAGCGCGTCGCCGAGCTGGCACGGCAGATTGCGCAGAGGAGCCTTGCGGTTGACGCGCCCGCGCTGGCGGGTCATTGA